A window of the Tiliqua scincoides isolate rTilSci1 chromosome 5, rTilSci1.hap2, whole genome shotgun sequence genome harbors these coding sequences:
- the ASB16 gene encoding ankyrin repeat and SOCS box protein 16, with protein MSKETFVFTSSTLRSLRLQQEMLEWEDRRRAASRQSASRRYQSTSRSLLTLPRSSRRPQYCRDPAVHNALYTGNLPSIRNIFKDETTTNLIMETVSEELVWSAEMGMWVLTPQKKHTSPLRILASRGYQDCVKHLLLHGAEVDTMVGGKAALHDSCANHRAECTRLLLTYGANPNILSEDGVAPLHLCTTQETLPCAQLLLEYGALVNQRSRDRCVSPLHMAAKHGLDDHVKLYLCYGANISHRNREGETALNAACASAERPEEAGRYYRVVKRLLEGGANAQIAGRKNHTPLHNACSNCHIRIVELLLAHGAEVNVSNCAGYTPVDCAVQAVEDYLEGQPEKVIVTLLNYGAAPINPKMLKFCALSPKTMEVILNSYDRILSCDSWVGSVPPDVWREHQMFYDSALWLVNQPRPLQHLARCAVRKQLGVRCHMGIAQLKLPPSLQDYLHLPLEGYLK; from the exons ATGTCAAAGGAAACATTTGTGTTCACCTCTTCCACTCTACGCTCCCTGCGTCTGCAACAAGAAATGCTGGAGTGGGAAGACCGACGGAGGGCCGCATCTCGGCAAAGTGCAAGTCGGAGGTACCAGTCAACTTCCAGGAGTCTCCTGACACTGCCCAGGTCCTCACGGCGCCCTCAGTACTGTCGGGATCCTGCTGTTCACAATGCCCTGTACACAGGAAACTTGCCAAGCATCCGAAACATCTTTAAAGATGAAACTACTACCAACTTGATTATGGAAACAGTCAGTGAGGAGCTGGTGTGGTCAGCTGAGATGG GAATGTGGGTGCTGACCCCACAGAAAAAACATACCTCTCCACTACGCATTTTGGCTTCCAGGGGCTACCAGGATTGTGTGAAGCATCTACTCCTGCATGGAGCTGAGGTTGACACAATGGTTGGTGGGAAAGCTGCCCTTCATGACAGCTGTGCCAACCACCGTGCAGAGTGCACCCGTCTGCTCCTTACTTATGGCGCAAACCCTAACATTCTTTCAGAAGATGGGGTGGCCCCACTGCACTTGTGCACCACCCAGGAGACTTTGCC ATGTGCCCAGCTGCTATTGGAGTATGGGGCTCTAGTCAACCAGCGTTCAAGAGATCGTTGTGTTTCCCCATTGCACATGGCTGCTAAGCACGGCCTAGATGACCACGTGAAGCTGTACCTCTGCTATGGAGCCAACATTTCCCACAGAAACCGAGAAGGAGAGACAGCTCTCAACGCAGCCTGCGCCAGTGCAGAAAGGCCTGAGGAGGCTGGCCGCTACTATCGAGTGGTGAAGCGACTGTTAGAGGGTGGGGCCAATGCCCAGATTGCTGGCCGGAAGAACCACACACCCCTGCATAACGCCTGCAGCAACTGCCACATTCGGATTGTGGAGCTTCTGTTGGCGCATGGGGCTGAGGTCAATGTCAGTAACTGTGCTGGCTACACACCTGTGGactgtgctgtgcaagcagtAGAAGATTACCTGGAGGGACAACCCGAGAAGGTTATAGTCACTTTGCTCAACTATGGGGCTGCTCCTATCAATCCCAAG ATGCTGAAGTTTTGTGCCTTGTCACCCAAGACTATGGAAGTCATTCTGAATTCTTATGACCGAATACTGTCCTGTGATTCCTGGGTGGGATCTGTGCCCCCTGATGTGTGGCGG GAGCACCAGATGTTCTATGATTCAGCCCTTTGGCTGGTGAACCAGCCACGCCCACTGCAACACCTGGCCCGCTGTGCTGTTCGGAAACAGTTGGGAGTACGATGTCACATGGGTATTGCCCAGTTGAAACTGCCACCTTCTTTGCAAGACTACCTACATCTCCCATTGGAGGGTTACCTCAAATGA